From Arthrobacter sp. FW306-2-2C-D06B, a single genomic window includes:
- the treS gene encoding maltose alpha-D-glucosyltransferase translates to MSFNPQGQNQYFTPKNTFELNAPGLQHDPHWYRKAVFYEVLVRAFADANGDGSGDFHGLIDKLDYLQWLGVDCLWLPPFFDSPLRDGGYDISDYTSVLDEFGTISDFKRLVAEAHARGVRVIIDLPLNHTSDQHPWFQESRKNPDGPFGDFYVWSDTDEKYQDARIIFVDTEESNWTFDPIRRQFFWHRFFSHQPDLNFENPKVVEALHDVVRFWLDQGIDGFRADAIPYLFEEEGTNCENLPATHGFLRDLRKMVDENYPGRVIIAEANQPPHDVVEYFGTEEEPECHMAFHFPIMPRLYYALRDQKAAPIIETLRDTPGIPAGAQWGTFLRNHDELTLEMVTSDERAAMLGWYAPDPRMRANIGIRRRLASLLDNSRSEIELINALLLSLPGSPFLYYGDEIGMGDNIWLDDRDAVRTPMQWNPDRNAGFSNADPGKLYLPVIQSLVYNYSMANVEAEAAHSGSLLRWTRQILSVRRNHAAFGLGGYRNVPADHEVVLAYLRELREDNPEGEDAESILCVFNLSQHPVAATLDIPEYAGRGLRDVFGGQPFPGIGADGSLTLTLGSHDFFWLRIRSAGSTASSPYTQAIPVLSIEG, encoded by the coding sequence GTGAGCTTTAATCCGCAGGGTCAAAATCAGTACTTCACGCCGAAGAACACTTTCGAGCTGAACGCCCCGGGTCTTCAGCATGACCCTCATTGGTATCGAAAGGCTGTTTTCTACGAGGTTCTGGTGAGGGCCTTCGCGGACGCAAATGGCGATGGTTCCGGTGACTTCCACGGACTGATCGACAAGCTGGATTATCTGCAGTGGCTCGGGGTGGATTGTTTGTGGCTGCCACCGTTCTTCGATTCGCCTTTGCGCGACGGTGGTTACGACATTTCCGATTACACGTCCGTTTTGGACGAGTTCGGCACCATCAGCGACTTCAAGCGGCTCGTGGCCGAAGCCCATGCGAGGGGCGTCAGGGTCATCATCGACCTCCCGCTCAACCACACTTCGGACCAACACCCCTGGTTCCAGGAGTCACGCAAGAACCCGGATGGCCCGTTCGGCGACTTCTACGTGTGGAGTGACACCGACGAGAAGTACCAGGACGCGCGCATCATCTTCGTGGATACGGAAGAGTCGAACTGGACGTTCGATCCGATCCGCCGGCAGTTCTTCTGGCACCGCTTCTTCAGCCACCAGCCCGACCTGAACTTCGAAAACCCCAAGGTCGTCGAGGCTCTGCACGACGTCGTCAGGTTCTGGCTGGACCAAGGCATTGACGGATTCCGGGCAGATGCCATCCCGTACCTCTTCGAAGAAGAGGGCACCAATTGCGAAAACCTGCCGGCCACCCACGGTTTCCTGCGGGACCTTCGGAAGATGGTGGACGAGAACTACCCGGGCCGTGTGATCATCGCCGAAGCCAACCAACCGCCGCACGACGTCGTCGAGTACTTTGGCACGGAGGAAGAACCGGAATGCCACATGGCCTTCCACTTTCCCATCATGCCGCGCCTGTACTACGCGCTCCGCGACCAGAAGGCCGCCCCCATCATCGAGACGCTGCGGGACACCCCGGGAATCCCGGCCGGCGCCCAATGGGGCACCTTCCTGCGCAACCACGACGAACTCACCCTGGAGATGGTCACTTCCGACGAACGTGCCGCCATGCTGGGCTGGTACGCCCCGGACCCGCGAATGCGCGCCAACATCGGGATCCGGCGCAGGCTTGCGTCGCTGCTGGACAATTCCCGCTCCGAGATCGAACTGATCAACGCGTTGCTGCTTTCCCTTCCGGGCAGCCCCTTCTTGTACTACGGGGATGAAATCGGGATGGGAGACAACATCTGGCTTGACGATCGCGACGCCGTCCGTACTCCGATGCAATGGAACCCGGACCGCAACGCAGGGTTCTCCAACGCCGACCCCGGAAAGCTGTACCTGCCCGTCATCCAGTCGTTGGTCTACAACTACAGCATGGCGAACGTCGAGGCCGAAGCCGCCCATTCCGGATCGCTCCTGCGCTGGACACGGCAGATCCTGAGTGTCCGGAGGAACCACGCGGCCTTCGGGCTAGGCGGCTACCGGAACGTTCCGGCAGACCATGAAGTGGTCCTTGCCTATTTGCGCGAACTCCGGGAGGACAACCCGGAAGGCGAGGACGCCGAATCGATCCTGTGCGTTTTCAACCTGTCTCAGCATCCGGTTGCTGCCACTTTGGATATCCCTGAATATGCCGGCAGAGGCTTGAGGGATGTGTTCGGAGGCCAACCGTTCCCGGGAATCGGCGCCGACGGCTCCCTGACCCTCACGCTCGGAAGCCACGACTTCTTCTGGCTTCGGATACGTTCGGCGGGTTCCACCGCCTCCTCGCCGTACACCCAGGCCATCCCAGTGCTCTCCATCGAAGGCTGA
- a CDS encoding barstar family protein, with translation MKIYSADTWTLEELQEQVSDAGRRTVMVPPAANREGVLEVFGQVLDFPEYEGVDLDALNDSLHDFADSVSEDEQPPITLIWQVPAAYRTDRSFGLVCEILQDAEFYSGRDLAVIAVFQQ, from the coding sequence ATGAAAATCTATTCGGCAGACACGTGGACACTTGAAGAACTACAGGAACAAGTGTCCGACGCCGGCCGCCGCACCGTGATGGTGCCCCCGGCAGCAAACAGGGAGGGCGTCCTGGAAGTGTTCGGCCAGGTGCTCGATTTCCCCGAGTACGAAGGGGTGGACCTGGATGCGCTCAACGATTCACTCCACGATTTCGCAGACAGTGTGTCCGAAGACGAGCAACCACCCATCACCCTGATTTGGCAGGTCCCGGCGGCCTACCGGACGGACCGGTCCTTCGGGTTGGTTTGCGAAATCCTCCAGGACGCCGAGTTCTACTCCGGGCGGGACCTCGCTGTCATAGCGGTCTTCCAGCAGTAG
- a CDS encoding 1,4-alpha-glucan branching enzyme yields the protein MSLMAPTTVLASLLKEWLPRQRWFPVKAGLFELDFVGSFALSAPAFGTGSEVQLLSVAYATADGGRQTDIIQVPLSFRSAPSAALAPALVGQIGGTSEEDPAIWVYDAPHDPDFVTVWLDLIRGQASAEPGEGECTASGHTVPGSLRLPSASGSVRVSSGEQSNTSVIVDDGVSAAIVKIFRVVSVGKNPEVEVGAALTSAGTKEVPSTLGWITGTWEVRTPLGRHGTASADFAVAHEFLAGGQDAWRLAVEAAASGSDFTAEARQLGQATATVHLRLAETLGTARERVPGQDIAPELARRVRQSWAEAGTAVGPHEQQLEALLTQLSGKEAGTLQRIHGDLHLGQILLVPGAAGEPARWAILDFEGEPLRPIEHRNIPDVPLRDVVGMLRSFDYAAGAAIRENPGARVPATWVEDCAEAFLAGYSDITPGTIDRRSPLFVALWLDKALYEVIYELRNRPDWLPIPVNASRQLLGNTSPGTDAAATSEGKEMTGSARTERPRVPLYVDAATLGRVAAGAHHAPHSVLGAHLDDHGHVTIRTVKHLAAEVTVVTEAGSIPMTHETDGIWVAVLEPLQHGHVPDYRLEVVYGDSAPVTINDPYHYLPTVGEVDLHLIGEGRHERLWDTLGSHVQHYRSPLGDVDGVSFAVWAPNAQAVRVKGDFNSWDGREHALRSLGSSGVWEVFIPGVVAGACYKFELLTKAGHWVEKADPLAFGTEVPPLTASRVVESGYRFKDDAWMTARANRDPHNSPMSVYEVHLGSWRLGLGYKELAKDLVDYVKWLGFTHVEFMPVAEHPFGGSWGYQVTSYFAPTSRFGHPDEFRFLVDSLHQAGIGVILDWVPAHFPKDAWALARFDGEPLYEHSDPRLGEHPDWGTLIFDFGRTEVRNFLVANALYWLEEFHIDGLRVDAVASMLYRDYSREEGEWFPNVHGGRENLEAISFLQEVNATIYKTHPGAVTIAEESTAFPGVTAPTNHGGLGFGLKWNMGWMHDSLKYISENPVNRRWHHGTVTFSMVYAFTENFLLPISHDEVVHGKGSMLRKMPGDRWQQLANLRVFMAYQWAHPGKQLIFMGTEFGQEAEWSEQHGLDWFLADIPAHRGLQLLTRELNTLYSSTPALHVRDNEPGGFQWINGADADRNVLTFIRWDHDGNPLVCAVNFSGGPHHDYVLGVPSAGAWQEVLNTDAEVYGGSGVINSGELLATAPGAEGLPAALTVTLPPLGASWFMPVG from the coding sequence ATGAGTCTCATGGCGCCCACCACGGTCCTGGCCTCCCTGCTCAAGGAATGGCTGCCCCGGCAGCGCTGGTTTCCGGTCAAGGCAGGGTTATTCGAACTGGATTTCGTCGGTTCGTTCGCCCTTTCTGCGCCCGCCTTTGGGACAGGCTCGGAGGTCCAGCTTTTGTCCGTCGCTTACGCAACCGCCGACGGCGGGAGGCAGACCGACATCATCCAAGTACCGCTTAGCTTTCGTTCCGCGCCTTCGGCCGCTTTGGCACCTGCCTTGGTGGGCCAGATCGGTGGAACAAGCGAAGAGGATCCGGCTATCTGGGTATACGACGCCCCCCACGATCCTGACTTCGTGACGGTATGGCTCGATCTCATCCGGGGCCAGGCGTCCGCCGAGCCCGGCGAGGGGGAGTGCACCGCGAGCGGACATACCGTGCCGGGCAGCCTGCGGCTGCCCTCGGCCTCAGGATCCGTACGAGTCTCTTCCGGCGAGCAGTCCAACACTTCAGTGATCGTCGACGACGGCGTGTCGGCGGCGATCGTGAAGATCTTCCGGGTTGTGTCGGTCGGCAAGAACCCCGAGGTGGAGGTGGGCGCGGCCTTAACCTCGGCAGGTACGAAGGAAGTGCCGTCCACCCTTGGATGGATTACGGGAACGTGGGAGGTACGGACACCCCTGGGTCGCCACGGCACAGCCTCGGCGGATTTCGCCGTCGCGCACGAATTCCTTGCCGGCGGCCAGGACGCTTGGCGCCTCGCCGTCGAGGCCGCGGCATCGGGCAGCGACTTTACAGCCGAAGCCCGGCAACTGGGCCAGGCGACCGCCACCGTGCACCTCCGGCTCGCGGAAACCCTCGGAACCGCCCGGGAACGCGTTCCGGGCCAGGACATCGCGCCCGAATTAGCCCGGCGCGTCCGCCAGTCGTGGGCTGAGGCGGGCACCGCCGTCGGGCCCCATGAGCAGCAGCTCGAGGCACTCCTGACGCAACTGTCGGGCAAGGAAGCCGGGACGCTGCAGCGCATCCATGGAGACCTGCACCTCGGCCAGATCCTCTTGGTGCCCGGCGCTGCGGGAGAGCCGGCCCGTTGGGCGATCCTGGACTTTGAAGGCGAACCCCTGAGGCCGATCGAACACCGTAATATTCCCGACGTTCCCCTGCGGGACGTCGTCGGGATGCTGCGGTCCTTCGACTACGCGGCCGGCGCGGCCATCCGCGAGAACCCGGGCGCCCGGGTTCCCGCCACGTGGGTTGAGGACTGCGCCGAGGCGTTCCTGGCAGGCTACAGCGACATCACCCCCGGAACCATTGACCGCCGCTCGCCGCTGTTTGTGGCATTGTGGCTGGACAAGGCCTTGTACGAGGTGATCTACGAGCTGCGGAACAGGCCGGACTGGTTGCCCATTCCGGTCAATGCTTCGCGGCAGCTCCTCGGAAACACGAGCCCCGGCACGGATGCCGCGGCGACATCGGAAGGTAAGGAAATGACAGGCTCAGCACGTACCGAACGGCCCCGAGTCCCGCTGTATGTGGACGCCGCTACCCTGGGCCGGGTGGCCGCTGGCGCGCACCACGCCCCGCACTCGGTGCTGGGCGCTCACCTTGACGACCACGGTCACGTCACGATCCGCACGGTCAAGCACCTCGCGGCGGAGGTAACTGTAGTCACCGAAGCCGGTTCCATCCCGATGACCCATGAGACCGACGGGATCTGGGTGGCAGTCCTCGAACCGCTGCAGCACGGCCACGTGCCGGACTACCGCCTGGAGGTTGTGTACGGCGATTCCGCGCCGGTAACGATCAACGATCCGTACCACTACCTTCCAACTGTCGGCGAAGTGGACCTGCACCTCATCGGCGAAGGCCGGCATGAACGGCTCTGGGACACGCTGGGCTCCCACGTCCAGCACTACCGCTCCCCGCTCGGCGACGTGGACGGCGTCTCCTTCGCCGTCTGGGCGCCCAACGCGCAGGCAGTCCGCGTCAAGGGCGACTTCAACTCCTGGGACGGGCGTGAGCACGCCTTGCGCTCACTCGGGTCTTCAGGAGTCTGGGAAGTCTTCATACCGGGCGTTGTAGCAGGGGCGTGCTACAAATTCGAGCTGCTGACGAAGGCCGGCCATTGGGTGGAGAAAGCCGATCCGCTCGCCTTCGGCACCGAAGTTCCGCCCTTGACCGCGTCACGCGTGGTGGAGTCCGGCTACCGTTTCAAGGACGACGCCTGGATGACGGCGCGCGCCAACAGGGACCCGCACAACTCACCCATGAGCGTCTACGAAGTCCACCTTGGTTCCTGGCGCCTTGGCCTCGGGTACAAAGAGCTGGCTAAGGACCTCGTGGACTACGTGAAATGGCTTGGCTTCACCCACGTCGAGTTCATGCCGGTCGCCGAGCACCCCTTTGGCGGTTCATGGGGCTACCAAGTCACGTCGTACTTTGCTCCGACCTCACGATTCGGGCATCCGGACGAATTCCGGTTCCTCGTTGATTCACTGCACCAAGCGGGCATCGGCGTCATCCTGGACTGGGTCCCCGCGCACTTCCCGAAGGACGCTTGGGCCCTCGCCCGCTTCGACGGCGAACCGCTGTACGAGCACTCCGATCCCCGGCTTGGTGAGCACCCGGACTGGGGCACGCTCATCTTCGACTTCGGCCGCACCGAGGTCCGGAACTTCCTGGTCGCGAACGCCCTGTACTGGCTTGAGGAATTCCACATCGACGGGCTCCGGGTGGACGCCGTGGCCTCCATGCTCTACCGGGACTATTCTCGCGAGGAGGGGGAGTGGTTCCCCAATGTCCACGGTGGACGCGAGAACCTGGAAGCCATCTCCTTCCTCCAAGAGGTCAACGCCACGATCTACAAGACCCACCCCGGGGCAGTGACCATCGCAGAAGAATCTACGGCGTTCCCGGGCGTTACAGCGCCGACCAACCATGGCGGCCTCGGGTTTGGCCTCAAATGGAACATGGGCTGGATGCACGATTCCCTCAAGTACATCTCCGAAAACCCGGTGAACCGCCGCTGGCACCACGGTACGGTGACGTTCTCCATGGTCTACGCCTTCACGGAGAACTTCCTGCTGCCCATCAGCCACGACGAGGTAGTGCACGGCAAGGGATCCATGCTGCGCAAGATGCCCGGCGACCGCTGGCAGCAGCTTGCCAACCTGCGGGTGTTCATGGCTTACCAGTGGGCGCACCCGGGCAAGCAGCTCATCTTCATGGGCACCGAATTCGGCCAAGAGGCCGAATGGTCCGAACAGCACGGGCTCGACTGGTTCCTTGCCGACATTCCGGCGCATCGCGGACTCCAGTTGCTCACCCGCGAGTTGAACACGCTGTACAGCTCGACGCCGGCACTTCATGTCCGGGACAACGAGCCAGGCGGTTTCCAGTGGATCAACGGCGCGGATGCTGACCGCAACGTACTGACCTTCATCCGGTGGGACCACGACGGCAACCCCCTGGTGTGCGCCGTGAATTTCTCGGGAGGCCCGCACCATGACTATGTGCTCGGCGTCCCGTCCGCCGGCGCATGGCAGGAAGTGCTCAACACTGACGCCGAGGTGTACGGAGGCTCGGGCGTGATCAACAGCGGCGAACTGCTTGCCACCGCACCCGGGGCGGAAGGATTGCCTGCGGCGCTGACCGTCACGCTGCCGCCGCTCGGAGCTTCCTGGTTCATGCCTGTGGGGTAG
- a CDS encoding alpha-1,4-glucan--maltose-1-phosphate maltosyltransferase produces the protein MTTTAAPRSSSASKSKQKTGITEGLRFGRFPITAVQPVIEEGRFPAKALPGEDLVVGATVFREGHDQLGVSAVLLDPKGKERQRVRLAPAPGERGKGTDRWEGLLTPTAPGAWTFAIEAWHDRYGTWHHNAEVKVEAGIDVELMLAEGVALLAEAAGESARSAADKRILRAASEGLADTSKSDEERLADGFSAEVVAVVERQPIRELVTVSEQYPLLVERDLAGRGAWYEFFPRSEGAVLDPTTGTWTSGNFTTAAKRLDAVADMGFDVIYLPPIHPIGFQHRKGRNNTLTPGPQDPGSPWAIGSEAGGHDAIHPELGSFEDFDAFVARANELGLEVALDLALQAAPDHPWVKTNPEWFTTRVDGSIAYAENPPKKYQDIYPLNFDNDPAGLSKEILRIVFLWVSHGVKIFRVDNPHTKPVWFWEWLIGKVNKKYPDVVFLAEAFTRPAMMHALGRAGFQQSYTYFTWRNTKTELESYFQEVSHESPAYFRPNFFVNTPDILTEYLQYGGPAAFRIRAALAATASPLWGVYAGFELYEHVARPGAEEYIDNEKYEFKDRNWDAAAASGHSLAPYITRLNAIRKAHPALGDLQNLTLHHSTDDATIVFSKHKTLPDGSKDTLIIVVNVDPHGIRESTVTLDLSALSLDPSDFTANGRFWVDDLVSGESWEWGEYNYVRLDAHQEPAHILNIRR, from the coding sequence GTGACCACTACTGCAGCACCGCGATCCAGCTCAGCATCCAAGTCCAAGCAGAAGACGGGTATCACCGAAGGTCTTAGATTCGGCAGATTCCCCATCACGGCCGTGCAGCCCGTGATCGAGGAAGGCCGGTTCCCGGCCAAGGCCTTGCCTGGTGAAGATTTGGTGGTTGGCGCCACGGTCTTCCGTGAAGGCCACGACCAGCTGGGGGTGAGCGCCGTCCTCCTGGACCCCAAAGGCAAAGAACGCCAACGTGTCCGGCTCGCCCCGGCCCCGGGCGAGCGTGGCAAGGGAACTGACCGTTGGGAGGGCCTGCTGACCCCGACGGCGCCCGGAGCCTGGACTTTCGCAATCGAAGCCTGGCACGACCGCTACGGCACCTGGCATCACAACGCGGAAGTGAAGGTCGAGGCGGGCATCGATGTGGAGCTGATGCTCGCTGAGGGTGTCGCCCTGCTCGCTGAAGCGGCAGGCGAAAGCGCCCGAAGCGCGGCGGACAAGCGCATCCTTCGCGCTGCCTCGGAAGGCCTCGCCGATACTTCGAAGAGTGACGAGGAGCGCCTTGCCGACGGCTTCAGCGCAGAGGTCGTGGCCGTCGTCGAGCGCCAGCCAATCCGTGAACTGGTGACCGTCTCGGAACAATACCCGCTCCTCGTGGAGCGTGACCTCGCCGGCCGCGGGGCCTGGTACGAATTCTTCCCCCGTTCCGAAGGTGCCGTGCTTGATCCCACCACGGGAACGTGGACTTCAGGCAACTTCACCACAGCGGCCAAGAGGCTCGACGCCGTCGCGGACATGGGCTTCGACGTCATCTACCTGCCCCCCATCCACCCGATTGGTTTCCAGCACCGCAAGGGACGGAACAACACGTTGACTCCGGGTCCGCAGGATCCGGGCTCGCCGTGGGCCATCGGTTCCGAAGCCGGCGGCCACGACGCCATCCACCCGGAATTGGGATCGTTCGAGGATTTCGACGCTTTTGTGGCCCGCGCCAACGAGCTGGGCCTCGAGGTCGCTCTGGACTTGGCGCTGCAGGCCGCCCCGGACCATCCCTGGGTGAAGACAAATCCGGAATGGTTTACAACTCGGGTTGACGGCAGCATCGCCTATGCCGAAAATCCGCCCAAGAAGTACCAGGACATCTATCCGCTGAACTTCGACAACGATCCCGCCGGACTATCCAAGGAAATCCTGCGCATCGTCTTCCTCTGGGTGAGCCACGGCGTGAAGATTTTCCGCGTGGACAACCCCCATACCAAACCGGTGTGGTTCTGGGAATGGCTGATCGGCAAGGTCAACAAAAAGTACCCCGACGTCGTTTTCCTCGCCGAGGCGTTCACTCGCCCCGCGATGATGCACGCACTCGGACGGGCAGGATTCCAACAGTCGTACACGTACTTCACGTGGCGGAACACCAAAACCGAACTGGAATCGTATTTCCAGGAAGTCAGCCACGAATCCCCGGCCTACTTCCGGCCCAACTTCTTCGTCAATACCCCGGATATCCTCACCGAATACCTCCAATACGGAGGTCCGGCCGCGTTCCGCATCCGCGCCGCACTGGCAGCCACGGCCAGTCCGCTCTGGGGTGTGTACGCCGGATTCGAGCTGTACGAGCATGTGGCGCGTCCCGGTGCCGAAGAGTACATCGACAACGAGAAATATGAGTTCAAGGATCGCAACTGGGATGCCGCAGCCGCTTCCGGGCACAGTCTCGCCCCGTACATCACGCGGCTCAACGCCATCAGGAAGGCCCACCCCGCCCTGGGCGACCTGCAGAACCTGACTTTGCACCACAGCACGGACGACGCCACCATCGTGTTCTCCAAGCACAAGACCTTGCCTGACGGCAGCAAGGACACCTTGATCATCGTGGTCAACGTCGATCCCCACGGCATCAGGGAAAGCACCGTGACCCTGGATCTCTCCGCTCTTTCGCTGGATCCCTCCGACTTCACCGCCAACGGACGATTCTGGGTGGATGATTTGGTCAGTGGCGAAAGCTGGGAGTGGGGCGAGTACAACTACGTCCGACTGGACGCCCATCAAGAACCGGCACACATTCTCAATATCCGGAGGTAG
- the glgP gene encoding alpha-glucan family phosphorylase: MKAIRRFTVRTLLPEPIQPLARLAMNLRWSWHRPTREIFASLDQELWEESRHDPISLLGSISRDQLDQLASNNELVERVQHAAADLDRYLSEPRWYQGLGPDAPACIAYFSPEFGITEVLPQYSGGLGILAGDHLKAASDLGVPLIGVGLLYQAGYFKQSLSRDAWQQETYPVLDPDGLPLTLLREPSEDGTGKPVTISLPLPNGRKLNAHIWRADVGRVPLLLLDSNVPANDDAARGITDRLYGGGGDHRLQQELLLGMGGVKALRVYQRLTGTPAPEVFHTNEGHAGFLGIERIQELMSAEAPLSWSEALAAGRASTVFTTHTPVPAGIDRFEAVQIRHFFDAGLAPDVPVEKVLDLGRENYEGGNPAVFNMAVMGLRLAQRANGVAKLHGVVSREMFSGLWPGFDHSEIPITSVTNGVHVPTWVDPRISALARQQFGSEAEAMGRWDLAYNVSDEDVWTLRRQLRVSLVEDVRRRLRAAWKKRGAADAELGWTDTVLDPDVLTIGFARRVPTYKRLTLMLRDPARLKALLLHPKHPIQLVIAGKSHPADDAGKKMIQDLVKFTDDPAVRHRIVFLPNYDIAMARTLFPGCDVWLNNPLRPLEACGTSGMKAAINGSLNLSVLDGWWDEMYDGENGWAIPTANNDASPTERDDIEAAALYELLETQVAPRFYGSTVSADAGAAGPSQSGPEAVPTHWVSMIKHTLAHLGPAVSADRMLQDYVNTLYRPAAESGRRAVAGSFKEAKELAAWTTKVRNAWPQLIVEHVDSIGVSEEPQIGDTLQVNAYIALHTLTPDDVSVEVAYGRAEESDELEDITVAELSSFEDLGNGRHLFTGSILINRSGSFGYTVRVFPKHPSLASKAELGLIVNA; the protein is encoded by the coding sequence GTGAAGGCAATTCGAAGGTTTACCGTCCGTACCCTGCTCCCCGAGCCGATCCAGCCACTGGCGCGTCTCGCGATGAATCTGCGCTGGTCGTGGCACCGGCCTACCCGTGAAATCTTTGCGAGCCTTGACCAGGAATTGTGGGAGGAGAGCCGTCACGATCCAATAAGCCTCCTCGGGTCAATTAGCCGCGATCAGCTGGACCAGCTCGCTTCCAACAATGAACTTGTAGAGCGCGTCCAGCATGCGGCTGCGGACCTGGACCGGTACCTCAGTGAGCCGCGCTGGTACCAGGGGCTGGGTCCGGATGCTCCGGCGTGCATCGCCTATTTCTCGCCCGAGTTCGGCATCACCGAGGTGCTCCCGCAGTATTCGGGCGGCCTGGGGATCCTGGCCGGGGACCACCTGAAGGCCGCTTCGGACCTGGGCGTGCCGTTGATCGGCGTCGGGCTGCTCTACCAGGCGGGCTACTTCAAGCAGTCCCTGTCCCGCGACGCCTGGCAGCAGGAGACCTACCCTGTCCTGGACCCGGACGGCCTGCCACTGACGCTGTTGCGCGAACCGTCCGAGGACGGCACCGGCAAGCCGGTGACAATCTCGCTGCCGCTGCCCAACGGACGCAAGCTCAACGCGCACATCTGGCGGGCCGACGTCGGGCGGGTGCCGCTGCTGCTGCTCGATTCGAACGTTCCGGCCAACGACGACGCTGCGCGCGGGATCACGGACCGTCTCTACGGCGGCGGCGGGGACCACCGGCTGCAGCAGGAACTCCTGCTGGGCATGGGCGGGGTGAAGGCGCTGCGGGTCTACCAGCGCCTCACCGGCACCCCGGCCCCGGAAGTGTTCCACACCAACGAAGGCCACGCCGGGTTCCTGGGCATCGAACGCATCCAGGAACTCATGTCCGCCGAGGCCCCGCTGAGCTGGTCCGAGGCTCTCGCCGCGGGACGCGCGTCCACGGTGTTCACCACCCACACCCCGGTGCCGGCCGGCATCGACCGCTTCGAGGCCGTGCAGATCAGGCACTTCTTCGACGCCGGCCTTGCCCCGGACGTCCCGGTGGAAAAGGTCCTGGACCTGGGCCGGGAAAACTACGAGGGCGGCAACCCCGCGGTCTTCAACATGGCCGTCATGGGCCTGCGCCTGGCGCAGCGGGCCAACGGCGTGGCCAAACTCCACGGGGTGGTCTCCCGCGAGATGTTCTCCGGGCTCTGGCCAGGCTTCGACCACTCCGAAATCCCGATCACCTCCGTCACCAACGGCGTCCACGTACCCACCTGGGTGGACCCGCGCATCTCTGCCTTGGCCCGCCAGCAGTTTGGAAGCGAGGCCGAGGCCATGGGCCGGTGGGATCTTGCCTACAACGTCAGCGACGAGGACGTGTGGACGCTGCGGCGTCAACTTCGCGTGTCCCTCGTGGAGGATGTCCGGCGTCGGCTCCGGGCGGCGTGGAAGAAGCGCGGGGCGGCCGACGCGGAGCTGGGCTGGACGGACACCGTGCTGGACCCGGACGTGCTCACGATCGGTTTCGCCCGGCGCGTGCCCACCTACAAGCGCCTGACCCTCATGCTCCGGGACCCGGCACGCCTCAAGGCGCTGCTGCTGCACCCGAAGCACCCCATCCAGCTGGTCATCGCCGGCAAGTCCCACCCCGCGGACGACGCCGGCAAGAAGATGATCCAGGACCTGGTGAAGTTCACCGACGACCCCGCCGTCAGGCACCGGATCGTGTTCCTGCCCAACTACGACATCGCCATGGCACGGACCCTGTTCCCGGGCTGCGACGTCTGGCTGAACAACCCGTTGCGGCCGCTGGAGGCCTGCGGGACCTCCGGGATGAAGGCGGCCATCAACGGCTCGCTGAACCTTTCGGTCCTGGACGGCTGGTGGGATGAGATGTACGACGGCGAGAACGGCTGGGCGATCCCGACCGCGAACAACGACGCGTCCCCGACCGAACGCGATGACATCGAAGCCGCCGCGCTCTACGAGCTCCTGGAGACCCAGGTGGCCCCGCGCTTCTACGGCTCCACGGTCTCCGCGGACGCCGGCGCGGCCGGGCCCTCGCAATCGGGCCCGGAAGCAGTCCCGACGCACTGGGTGTCCATGATCAAGCACACCCTGGCCCACCTCGGCCCGGCGGTCTCGGCGGACCGGATGCTCCAGGACTACGTCAACACCCTCTACCGCCCGGCAGCGGAGTCAGGACGGCGTGCCGTGGCCGGCTCCTTCAAGGAAGCGAAGGAACTCGCGGCCTGGACCACCAAGGTCCGCAACGCCTGGCCGCAGCTGATCGTGGAACACGTCGATTCCATCGGCGTCTCCGAAGAACCCCAGATCGGCGACACCCTCCAGGTCAACGCCTACATCGCCCTCCACACCCTGACACCGGACGACGTCAGCGTCGAAGTGGCCTACGGACGGGCTGAAGAAAGCGATGAGTTGGAGGACATCACGGTGGCCGAATTGAGCTCATTCGAGGACCTAGGCAACGGGCGGCACCTGTTCACCGGGTCCATCCTGATCAACCGCTCCGGATCCTTCGGGTACACCGTCCGGGTCTTCCCGAAGCACCCCTCCCTGGCCTCGAAGGCCGAGCTGGGACTGATCGTCAACGCGTAG